The Candidatus Dormiibacterota bacterium region TGCGTGAGCTCGTGCTTCCGGACGATCCCGGGTCGCTTCAGGCTGAGTTGATCGATATCGCCGATCGGGGAAGTGCGGCACTGGTGCTCACCAGCGGCGGGACCGGCCTTGGGCCGCGCGATCGAACGCCGCAGGCCACCGCCGCGATTCTGGACTACGAAGTGCCGGGCATCGCCGAGGCGATCCGCTCCGCCTCGATGCAGATCGTTCGCACCGCGATGCTCTCGCGAGCGATCGCCGGGGTGCGTCACCGGACCTTGATCGTCAATTTGCCGGGTAGCCCCAAAGCGGTCGCCGAGTCGCTCGACGTGATCCTTCCGGTTCTGCCGCACGCGCTCGAGCTGCTGCGCGGCGACGTGATCGACGGATGAGCATGTCGTTCCGCCAAGCCGAGCACTATCTGCTGGGCACCATCAACGAAACGATCTCGCGCCGGCTGCCCTACCGTTTGGAGCGCATGCACGCGTTCATGCGCGAACTCGGCGACCCTCAGCGCGCATTTCTCAGCCTGCACGTCGCCGGCACCAGCGGAAAGGGCTCGACGTCGACGATGATCGCCGCGGCGCTCCAAGCCGCCGGCATGCGCGTCGGCCTGCATACCAAGCCGCACCTTCGTTCGATGACCGAGCGCGCGCGCATCGACGGCGTCGCGATCGCGGAGGAGCGTTTTGCGGCATTGCTCGACGAGATGATGCCCGCGATCGAGCGGACGACGCAGGCGCACGGCCGACCGACCTATTACGAGACGCTTCTCGCGTTGACGTTCTGTTATTTTGCGCAAGAACGGGTCGATATCGCGGCGATCGAAGTGGGCCTGGGCGGCTCGCTCGACGGCACCAACGTCATCGTGCCGCAGGTGGGCGTCATCACCTCGATCGGTTTCGATCACATGGACGTTCTGGGCGACACGATCGAAGAGATCGCGCGCGAAAAGGCCGGTATTGCGAAGCCGTACG contains the following coding sequences:
- a CDS encoding MogA/MoaB family molybdenum cofactor biosynthesis protein — translated: MAGAGVSFTVALIVLSDRAADGRRADACIPVMRERLGGGYDIVRELVLPDDPGSLQAELIDIADRGSAALVLTSGGTGLGPRDRTPQATAAILDYEVPGIAEAIRSASMQIVRTAMLSRAIAGVRHRTLIVNLPGSPKAVAESLDVILPVLPHALELLRGDVIDG